The Oscillospiraceae bacterium genome has a segment encoding these proteins:
- the hprK gene encoding HPr(Ser) kinase/phosphatase gives MTQSYSVSLEKIITAHNLEIIYLPKPADEILITTNEVNRPGIVMTGYTDYFDADRVQILGWTEFGFLLNMEPEKRRRALQYWLALHPAAAVVTRGLDIPDYFVEECKAHQVPLLRTQEETSPFLATLIAYLNAELAPRITRHGVLVEVYGEGVLITGESGAGKSEAAVELIKRGHRLIADDAVEIRKVSDKTLIGASPSNIRHFVELRGIGIINARRIFGMGAVKNTEKIDMVIQLEAWDSTKAYDRLGLDNEYTRILDIQVPVITVPITPGRNLAVIVETAAMNNRQKKMGYNAAKELMAGLGMEEIEPEDKELEIWKNS, from the coding sequence TGATTACCACCAATGAGGTCAACCGGCCGGGGATCGTGATGACCGGCTATACGGATTATTTCGATGCCGATCGGGTTCAGATCTTAGGGTGGACGGAGTTTGGCTTTTTGCTGAATATGGAGCCGGAAAAACGGCGCCGGGCACTCCAATATTGGTTGGCACTGCACCCGGCTGCGGCTGTGGTGACTCGAGGGCTGGACATTCCGGATTATTTCGTTGAGGAGTGTAAGGCGCACCAGGTGCCGCTGTTGCGCACCCAAGAAGAGACCTCGCCCTTCCTGGCAACTTTAATCGCTTATTTGAATGCAGAACTGGCCCCTCGGATCACACGCCACGGCGTGCTGGTGGAGGTGTACGGCGAAGGTGTACTCATTACCGGTGAGAGCGGCGCGGGTAAAAGCGAGGCGGCCGTAGAGTTGATCAAGCGCGGGCACCGACTGATCGCCGATGACGCGGTGGAAATTCGCAAGGTCAGCGACAAAACGTTGATAGGCGCGTCTCCCAGCAACATTCGCCACTTTGTGGAGCTGCGAGGCATTGGCATTATCAATGCGCGTCGGATCTTCGGTATGGGTGCTGTTAAGAATACGGAGAAAATTGATATGGTCATTCAGCTGGAGGCTTGGGATTCCACCAAGGCGTATGATCGGCTGGGACTGGACAATGAGTACACCCGTATTTTGGATATTCAGGTGCCGGTGATTACCGTACCCATCACCCCCGGGCGGAACCTGGCGGTGATCGTAGAAACGGCGGCCATGAACAACCGCCAAAAGAAAATGGGCTATAACGCTGCCAAAGAGTTGATGGCCGGTCTTGGGATGGAAGAGATCGAGCCGGAGGATAAAGAACTGGAGATTTGGAAGAATTCATAA